The segment AATTCTTTTCAGTCATTGTTTGTAAGATGAAACATCCGGTAATTTAATACGAGAAAAATCCATCATCAAACTTGAAGACGAGGGTCGAAGGAGATTGTTCGATGAATTTAGGGGATTTAAGAATACAATAATTTATTAGTGGACAGGTAAGTTTGGAATTCTTTTAAAGCCCCAtctaaatgtgttttttttaacaaatcaatcCATTTTTAGGTTCATCAAATTATTTGATGGCGGTTTTGCcaatatgaatattattatgGTTTGAGTCCCATTTGGTGGTTatgtaacagagacactttTTGCCTCTGCTGGGGTATGATCACGGGTCCTCTGGCACGCCAGACTAGCACACTACCgatcgagctaaagggttaacccagTAGCCAGAGCTatagtaggaatgccatatacctGACTCTACCACATTGTCCCCCACGGCCACCAAAGAAAGAGGCGTCCCGACTCTCCTGGAGTGCCACCACTCTAGTACTAAAGGCAATCTCTCTCACCCGCCAGAGAATACCCAGGCCCCAACGTGGGCACCATTTTGTAATGTTCAGTCCTTGCATGGGATAAATAACCAAGATAATAACACAAGTCTGTTGAGCTGACTTGGCTTTATGTGTcaaataatcaattaatttaaTCATGAATTTTGACCCTGTAacaattgtataaaaatatatcaattgtaTAAAATAGACATATTACTGTAATGGAATTTCTGATATACAATCTGAGTATAATCAATAGGATTTAAAGCAATTGCAAGGGAGATAActtcatattatatataatgattCTGCCACACTTTAAATGCCTAAATGGTATACCTATTTTATCTACCAAATGGGACTCATTTTTCGTTCAACTCGAATTATGTTTTTCTGGAGAAAAAGCGCATCATCTTTACTACCCTGGCAATTACTCTGATCAAACattcgtttaaaaaaatctatatgtATCGATTTTTTCCGCACAAGTTATAAAAAAAGGCTGAGATGAAATGCACCCCAGAAGTCGCGTATTAACAAAGTGTTTATGTCTTcaaaaagatcgattttattcAAAGTACGAAATGGCCTCATTCCTCCAACTCTGTACTTTCAATTCATATCATCTGGGCAAGTCGAAAACCATTTTCATGGTcttgatatttacatgtaccaccTTTTCATACTATAATACTATCttatatcatatcacatgatcTAAAAGATCACATTTAACAGTGTGGatgttatttatttcatattttgaaaagtatgcTAATTTTACTGATTGAAGTTAAAAAaagcaatcaataaaataaaaaattatccaaAGAATGGGTTTAAACTTTATTAAAGAAAGTAGaatgttttattatgaaattcaGCAGAAATGCATAAGGGTGTATGTTATTAATGTGAACCATGTATTAAATCATGcatgtacaagtatttattGTTGCTTTCCCTGCCCCAAACTTTTTTGAAGTGATTCATGGTCATGTGTGGtgtagaccccccccccccccccagcccctgcaaaatcaaatttcttaacattatagaattaccaaaaatatatatgcctCATACCTCCCtagcaaactcaaataaccatAACCCACCCCCTGAAAAATTTTCTAGATCTATGCATGATGGTAATCAATGACAACATAATCACTCTTTGACATAATTGTTGTATAATTGTTTTTGACTTGTAATGTGATCTGTTTGTAGTCTGACCCTCAGGATGCTACCCAAGAACAGTCCAGCCAAGCACATCGTGACACGCCTGTCCCCCCACCTCCCCTCTTTCACCGACATCTTCGACGAGGAGAGCTTCTACATCACCTTCCTGCTACTGGCCTTCGGGAGCGTGATGGCGGTTTACTTCCTGTCACGGAGAGTAACTCTCAAGGACGCGGGTCACATTGACTAACGAAGCGGAATGTTTGTAGTGAGGGTCAGACTAACTGAACTGTTGTTGCATTGTATGATGAGAAAACAGGACTCTGATATTGTAGAGGGAGAAAAGAACACATGAAGATTTTCACtttatgcttgaaatttttatttagtttactCAGAACTAAGATGAAACAAGCTAAACATTTAATGTGCAATATTGTGTGTCTGAGGGAAACTGGTTTTGTTTACAGTCTACTTGTCCAGCGTTGTTTCAGTTTGTTTTTGTACTTtcttgtgtttttgttttattttggtttttgtattttttatatgtaatctTACTACAGCATAATTTACTTTTACCAAATACGTCATTATTCCCGTTTACAAAGAAGGTTGTAGCGTTAcacatttttcttatcaaaataaaacattcaaaatattagtGTTTGTATTCACTTTACAATGTTAAGAGGTTGCTTTGGTTACAGATACATTTTTATAGTTGAATAACAAATTGAggacatatttcattataaattatcAGAGAGGCGCTTTTTCCTTATCAATGACCCATTGTGTCAAAAAGGAAGtggtgtacatgtagttaagtTATTTTGCATATATACACTTGTTGAGAAAGGTCCCAATAAAAGATGCTTTATTAAATGTATTGAAGCCGGAACTTGTTGTTCCTTCCTCCTGGGGTAAAATCAGCCAGCTTCTGACATTCTTTCGCATCATAATTGACTGTGTGCATCGTAGAGATGACCAACCATAGCAATTCCTCCCACGAGCCTGAACAAGAGTTGTTAAACACCTTAATGAGAGAGGACTTCCGGTTACCGAACTCGTACCTGGTGGGTTTGTCTGGCCTGTTTCTGTGGACTTTTCTGAACACTGTTATCGTGGTGAAAGCCGAGCGTGCCCAGATTTCGTTGACGGAGGGAGGGAGCGTCACGGCGCTCCAGTACACCCAGATCAGCGTGTGTAACACGGCAGCGGCGGCCCTCATCCTCACAGCCAACGTCCTCAACGTCACTGACTTGCCCTGTACGTTCGTCTTGGTCTTTGAGCAGCTGTTTAACATTGTTCACCTGGCGTCCGTTCTACAAGTGGTGATATTGTCCGTACAGCGACTGCTGTGTTACCAGTTCCCGATCTGGAGCAACACGTGGTACAAGTCCCGGTGGTTAAGATTAGCTACTTTCTCCGTCTATGCCATCGCTGTTGTCATCGAAATCCTCGGATTAATTGAGATCAAGAATGTTCAACTTGAAAAACGAGAATATTGTTTTGGAAGTGAATTtagttttgcattttttaagCACAGTCTCGCGGTAGTTCAGTATTGGTTGCGGTTTGGTGCTGGAAGAGTTTTCCCCTGTGTGATTTTACTTCCGGTTACAGTATTGTTAACAGTAGTGGTGATTAGGAATTACAGACAGCGAATTCAACTTCGGAGCGTGACCGCCTGCGAGTCCTTTCTTAACGATTCTGTCGTAATATTCATCGCCTCCACGACATTGTTTACTGAAACGCTGTATATAATTATCCTTAATCTGGACAATGTTGACACCAAAACAAAAGCGACTTCCATAAGAAACATTTACCGGCATCTTATTACGGACGCCATCTTGCTGCTGACCTACACGTGGTACTTTTTCTACCACACCATTCTAGGGACCAAAGAACGCAAGTTCGTACACAAATGGAGGAAGGAAACCTTCTCAAGCTTCACGCGATCGTCCAGATATTTCACCGTCCGGAAGAAGCAGAAGAAGGACCGGCAGTCGGGGATCTCGGTGGCGCCTGAATCGAGTACGGCCGGCGGCGTCCGGTCCGTCGTCTCAATGAATCAGGAATCTAGTGCATCCGGTGTTCTAGAGAGGGAGTTCTGACCTTTTAAACCCTGGAAaagcatatatttatatatatagacacacacacacacatgttaaaagaataaaatccgtgtattttattataactttgttttaacttttaatcCTGCTCGTTTGTAAGCTAGTTTCCAGTAATAAAACAATGCAAGGATTGTAGGGATAAAATGTTGgttaatttttcagtatttaGATACAGGTTTCAGGCCATTGCCGTAGACTGTTATATTAACTACTGGATATAAACTATTGCTGTTGACTATTGTTGACCGTCAGCAATTGGTTTATCCCAAAGCGGGCCTAATTTGATAGCACTGGTTAGGGTTGTCTAATCAGAccatttttattgtaatttataaAACCCGATACCTTTTTTGTATTAACTTATATAAAATAACTTTTCTTAGTGTCTAAATAAAGTAAACTAAGATTATGATTTTAAAGGTATAGATAAACCGTAATGAATTACTGTTTATAAATTGtatgcatatttatatatacttaCAGAACCTCCTTTCTGTACATAATAAATCCAAGAGCCTTGCGGTTATTACTAATTACTCAGTCTCACAGTTATTGTCGCACAGTTTGTTCTTTCATTTCTTTGAACAAAGGTCATCAGAATCCAGTGTGGGGATTTccattgaaagggggggggcgTGTCCATATAAATGGATGTTTGTGTCGGTTGGTGGAGGAGGGGGGAGGGTGATAAATCGACGATGATGATGAGCAAGatcgtgtgtgtgtgtgtgtgtgtatgtatatgtAAGCATATTTAGCACAATTAACAAATCTGTTGACAAGATCACTTTCAACAATTTTAAGGGAGAGAAAATGAGGCAAAGTAGGAAATGGAGAGTGGGGGAGAGAATGGGGGAGGCGTGAGGATGCATGTATCATGTCAGGAATATTTAACTAATACATAggcataatcaaaatatttactgcCTAGTTGTTGTATTCAGACAAGGTATACATAGATTGTGCAATATGTAAATATGTCATGgtcaggatctacatgtacatgagaaAAAGCCAGTCAGTCCATTGGTTtaagaaattattatatttgCCTTGTTTTGTTGCAGTGTATTTAAGTGTAGTTATATGGGTTTTGAGATAAATCAGCGGTTCATGGATTGATAAGTTTTCCTGTAGACATCTTTTCCTGTATATGTAAGATTTgattataagaaaaaattataccCAAATATATTACGATTGTCCTGGTCAGCTAAGGCATCACAGTCAAGGAAGAGAACACATTTTTAGAGGTCTAAATCTAcgttaattttgatatttccataaataataaatttaaccTACTTGTATGTCAGCACGTGTATTCTGTCAGGACGACGGAAACACGACAGAATTCTCATTTTACACATTTTGTAATATTAAGTAAAATCAATCAACAAATGTTTAATGTCGTcaaaatacatacacaaaaaaaaaaaaagaaatctgatCATAAATATACACATTTCATCAAAAGACCGGGTACTCGGAGTGCATATTTTATGACGAATTAAAGGTCATAACGTTAAACACCTTGGCCCAATTATTAACAAGAATCCTTTAATAGTTACTACACCTACATTTGTTGATTCACTACTCCACAGTGTAGGAACGAGTCTGCATACAGTATTTTTATTGTAGATTTATACAGTAGTAAACTAGGATAATACTCGTCATTTCCATCATAATAAAATTTCTCTTTCGGAAAAATCTTATTGGTTCAGAACAGTACAAAaactcaacaaaaaattgaagcattgaaaataatgtcaaaacgggcttggcccttGTGGTCCACATATAATTTCTGATGTAACCTCGATCTGATTCTTCACAATGCTTTTAAATGAACTACCCGTACAGTGAAAGTAGAATACTTTTGCGCCACGCGTACAGTATGAAATAATCACATCTCGTGATATTCTGGTGGTTTTTTACTCTTATTTGTAATAGCATCGATCAGAGGCAAGGTCAGATTTTCTCTTGAGATATATATCTACCTTTACATATCCTCATTTCAGTGATAATGATTGTATTTGTTcataataatgatttaaaacttGAAGTGTGACCCTTGATATTGATTATCAAAATGTTCACTTGAAAATCATATTGCATAAAGAATATGTACAACTTTTGTACTTGTGCCAGTTTATTACTGTAAGTGTTCCAGAAG is part of the Magallana gigas chromosome 3, xbMagGiga1.1, whole genome shotgun sequence genome and harbors:
- the LOC105321501 gene encoding uncharacterized protein is translated as MTNHSNSSHEPEQELLNTLMREDFRLPNSYLVGLSGLFLWTFLNTVIVVKAERAQISLTEGGSVTALQYTQISVCNTAAAALILTANVLNVTDLPCTFVLVFEQLFNIVHLASVLQVVILSVQRLLCYQFPIWSNTWYKSRWLRLATFSVYAIAVVIEILGLIEIKNVQLEKREYCFGSEFSFAFFKHSLAVVQYWLRFGAGRVFPCVILLPVTVLLTVVVIRNYRQRIQLRSVTACESFLNDSVVIFIASTTLFTETLYIIILNLDNVDTKTKATSIRNIYRHLITDAILLLTYTWYFFYHTILGTKERKFVHKWRKETFSSFTRSSRYFTVRKKQKKDRQSGISVAPESSTAGGVRSVVSMNQESSASGVLEREF